A single window of Candidatus Kuenenbacteria bacterium DNA harbors:
- a CDS encoding class I SAM-dependent methyltransferase, with protein MDYTGERVVSGNSEMPADIYKEHLERYSFALDFIKNKKVLDIACGTGYGSKLMAEAGAEKVVGGDIEEGAIREAQALKRIDNLDFLVVNAMKMPFAEKEFDIVVSFETIEHLSNPEKFIKEIARVLKSGGYLILSTPNRIATKKIGIDNPFHLREFAKREIAQLLSDYFGKIEIFGQRPLSKMNAKQKIIQKAYFLYTKIKWLEFLKRWFNTNTRQAIGKEIIGLEDNFHISEMKPGREYLYYVAVGKKR; from the coding sequence ATGGATTATACGGGCGAGAGGGTGGTCTCCGGAAACAGCGAGATGCCGGCAGATATTTATAAAGAGCATCTGGAGCGTTACAGTTTTGCCTTGGATTTTATTAAAAATAAAAAAGTTTTGGATATTGCTTGTGGTACGGGATATGGCAGCAAGCTGATGGCCGAGGCGGGCGCAGAGAAGGTCGTGGGCGGAGACATAGAAGAGGGAGCTATCAGAGAGGCACAGGCATTAAAAAGAATAGACAATTTGGATTTTTTGGTGGTCAACGCGATGAAGATGCCCTTTGCGGAAAAAGAATTTGATATAGTAGTCAGTTTTGAAACGATAGAACATTTAAGTAATCCGGAAAAATTTATCAAAGAAATAGCTAGGGTGCTGAAGTCGGGCGGCTATCTGATCCTTTCTACTCCCAATAGAATAGCAACCAAAAAGATAGGCATAGATAATCCGTTCCATTTGAGAGAGTTTGCCAAAAGAGAGATAGCCCAACTTTTGTCAGATTATTTTGGAAAAATAGAAATATTTGGTCAAAGGCCCCTAAGCAAGATGAACGCCAAGCAAAAAATAATACAAAAAGCGTACTTTTTATATACAAAAATAAAGTGGCTGGAATTTTTAAAAAGATGGTTTAACACTAATACAAGACAGGCCATAGGCAAGGAAATCATCGGGTTGGAAGATAATTTTCATATCAGTGAAATGAAGCCGGGCAGGGAATACTTGTACTATGTGGCGGTGGGGAAGAAGAGGTAA
- a CDS encoding tetratricopeptide repeat protein yields the protein MTGQDKLCKSLKVGAGLALLAPLVYNINFIFPFIFLRNIFFRGLVLILLFIFVLYVFESGRWRGRGNHILYSWLLLLLVLLLATVLGVDPSNSFWGGWERMDGLLNYLFLGVYFLILVNIFTTKSDWIWLMRFAILVALVVCMAGFFRAGLAMADNAWSYLGNSAFLGYYLLLNLGLLAIVATLDKSGWRWAYGACGLIFLLVLFGAASRAPILGLFFGGLIFVILGFKNFSKRWKLILGCLILLAVVFGSLAIIYKDTKAVAKIKFVDRLAHISSTDPTTNNRLLVWGSAWQAFLERPILGYGPENIPIGVDKHYNPLITEQWFDRTHNFALDYLLFAGVFGFLAYSFFVGKGFYYTYKIAEKEPTLGHILSAILAAIIFTLLFVFDTLNSWVIIMVVFVFISWAKNYYGPEEGDGNMGKISPKMYYPVLVVVLLVIALLSNESLIRPVRANLLAGQAYRYSQSDPPKSVALYDQIFEINTFGEREVCMALLQYATTAINAPEADEVAKKLVFEKAEEKALEYLEKRPKSMQVRLGLAQVYLRYASYNVFYLDKAIDLLVNNIDDSPGRVNIYFVIASAYNSKGENDKAIEYLERAYEITKGVKSVYVNLMNLYAQKGETAKVDELIKIYVERFGGSLGAEDYRVLAEYYFKINMIDASKRMLLERAIPADPGSWRAYVSYASILESEGKIGEAIEYLKGVLAGHPDFSEVLGEYITYLESIKK from the coding sequence ATGACTGGACAAGACAAATTGTGCAAAAGTTTAAAGGTTGGTGCGGGTTTGGCACTGTTGGCGCCTTTGGTTTACAACATTAATTTTATCTTCCCTTTTATTTTTCTGAGGAATATATTTTTTCGCGGGTTGGTTTTGATATTATTATTTATTTTTGTTTTGTATGTTTTTGAGAGCGGCAGGTGGCGGGGCAGAGGGAATCATATTTTGTATAGTTGGCTTTTGCTTTTGCTGGTTTTGCTTTTGGCAACGGTTTTGGGGGTCGACCCGAGCAATAGCTTCTGGGGCGGCTGGGAAAGAATGGATGGTTTGTTAAATTATTTATTTTTGGGGGTTTATTTTCTTATTTTGGTGAATATTTTTACTACTAAAAGTGATTGGATTTGGTTGATGCGTTTTGCAATTTTGGTGGCGTTGGTGGTCTGCATGGCAGGATTTTTTAGAGCCGGCTTGGCCATGGCTGATAATGCTTGGAGCTACTTGGGCAACAGCGCTTTTTTGGGTTATTATTTATTGTTAAATTTGGGATTATTGGCAATAGTTGCAACATTGGACAAGAGTGGGTGGCGATGGGCATATGGAGCTTGTGGGCTGATATTTTTGTTGGTTTTATTTGGAGCGGCTAGCCGGGCGCCAATTTTGGGTTTGTTTTTTGGCGGTTTAATTTTTGTTATTTTGGGATTTAAAAATTTTTCTAAACGCTGGAAACTGATATTGGGCTGTTTGATTTTGTTGGCGGTCGTTTTTGGTTCCTTGGCAATTATTTACAAAGATACAAAAGCGGTGGCCAAAATAAAATTTGTCGATCGCCTAGCCCATATTTCCAGTACAGATCCGACTACCAACAATAGATTGCTTGTTTGGGGGAGCGCTTGGCAGGCTTTTTTAGAAAGACCAATTTTGGGTTATGGCCCCGAAAATATACCCATAGGGGTAGACAAGCACTATAATCCTTTAATCACAGAGCAGTGGTTTGATCGAACGCACAATTTTGCTCTTGATTATTTGTTATTTGCTGGTGTATTTGGATTTTTGGCATATTCGTTTTTTGTCGGCAAGGGGTTTTATTATACTTATAAGATAGCGGAAAAAGAGCCGACTTTGGGCCACATACTTAGCGCGATTTTGGCGGCGATTATTTTTACCCTATTGTTTGTTTTCGACACCCTGAATAGTTGGGTTATTATTATGGTGGTCTTTGTTTTTATTTCTTGGGCAAAGAATTATTATGGTCCCGAAGAAGGAGACGGAAATATGGGGAAAATCTCACCCAAAATGTATTATCCGGTTTTAGTCGTAGTGCTTTTGGTAATAGCATTATTATCAAATGAATCTCTTATAAGGCCAGTGCGCGCCAATTTGTTGGCGGGGCAGGCTTATCGTTATTCGCAATCTGATCCGCCTAAGTCCGTCGCTCTTTATGACCAGATTTTTGAAATAAATACTTTTGGGGAGCGGGAGGTGTGTATGGCCCTGCTCCAGTATGCGACTACGGCGATCAATGCGCCGGAAGCTGACGAGGTCGCGAAAAAATTGGTTTTTGAAAAGGCAGAAGAAAAAGCTCTAGAATATCTAGAGAAGAGGCCAAAGAGTATGCAGGTGAGATTGGGGTTGGCCCAAGTGTATTTGCGCTATGCCAGCTACAATGTTTTTTATTTGGATAAAGCAATTGATCTTTTGGTTAATAATATTGATGATTCGCCGGGGAGGGTGAATATTTATTTTGTGATAGCCTCGGCATACAACAGCAAGGGAGAAAATGACAAGGCTATAGAATATCTAGAAAGAGCATATGAAATAACTAAAGGGGTAAAATCGGTGTATGTGAACCTGATGAATCTATACGCCCAAAAGGGCGAGACAGCAAAGGTTGATGAGCTGATAAAAATTTATGTGGAGCGCTTTGGGGGCTCGCTTGGGGCTGAGGATTATCGGGTACTGGCAGAGTATTATTTTAAAATTAATATGATTGACGCTTCAAAGAGGATGTTATTAGAGCGCGCAATCCCGGCTGATCCTGGTAGCTGGCGGGCGTATGTATCATACGCGTCTATCCTAGAGTCAGAAGGAAAAATAGGTGAGGCGATTGAGTATTTGAAAGGGGTGCTGGCAGGACATCCTGATTTTTCCGAGGTGCTTGGCGAGTACATAACCTATTTAGAATCAATTAAAAAATAA